TAATGCCGAGTTTTACCTGGGAGCCGATATCATATTGTCTTATCATGCTCGGCAAAACCTCTTCATCGCCTAGCTGGTCAGCCGGTATTACTTCATCGTCCAGTTTCAAAATTAAGTCGCCGACTTTAAGTCCCGCCTTTTGCGCTGAACTTGACGGGTAAACCTGCGTAATACGAACTCCGGTCTTACCTGAAATGCCGAGGGCTGCAGCTAGGTCATCCGTAAGCACCTGTAGATCTATCGGCAGCCACGCCTTTCTGGCCTCAATGCCGGACCTGCTGTTTTCCTGCCTGCCGATCTTTACAACAGTAGCATACTGCTTTTTGCCGCGAATGAAATTCACCATGACCGGCACAAGACCGTCCTTGCCCTCAAGGATCTTCTTCGTCAGTGCGCGCAGGGCCTCAACATTGGTGATCTTCTTGTCACCAACCTGTACGATAACATCATCTTCTCGTATGGAAGGTTTTGCAGACCCGGCAGGGCCGCTCGGTAATACGCCGGTAACTTCCGCTCCATCCTGTGAATCGAGCTGCATCTCCTTGCTCATCAGATACGTGATATCCGACGTGCACATGCCCCAGCTTTTCAGCTCGTCCTCTTTTCCGATAGCTTTTTGCCGTCCGGCGGTAGTTACGTTCAAGGCCACTTTCTTGCCGTCGCGCAGGACAACAGCCTTGACGCTTTTTCCAACAGGCAGGTCCGCTACAAACTGATTAAAGAGAGGCACTTCTTCCCTGAACTTGGCAACGACTTCCCTGCCGTCGAGGTTGAGCATGATATCACCCGACTGAAATCCCGCGCGTTTGGCAGGTGAATCTTCCATCACTCCGCTGACCAGGATCCCCTTTTGCAGCTCGGATGATTCGAGCAGCGGCTGGACTTCCAGACCCAACCAGCTTCTGGTGACTTTACCGTCAGCTATCAACTTGTCGGCAACTTCCTTGGCAAGGTTCGAGGGGATAGCGCCTGAAAGCCCGTAGCTTATTTCATTTACGCCCACTATCTTGCCGTCACGATCAACCAGCGGACCGCCTGAGTTGCCGGGTCTTATCAGCGCGTCATGGCCGATCCAGCGCACTATCGATCCGACGTCTTCACCTTCGAGCTTGAAATCATCATCCGAAGCAAATCCCGGCATGATCATCTCAGTGTTGCTGATTATGCCCATCGTTACGCTCTGCGAAAGCGCAAGCGGGCAGCCCATCGCAAATACGCGGTCCCCTACACCCAGCTTTGAGGAGTCGCCGAAGGAGGCGTATGGAAACGGCTTTTTGTCAGGTGATCTTAACTTGATAACCGCGATGTCCGCAAGGGCATCAGTGCCGACAAGCGCTCCATCCACTTCACGCTTATCTGCGAGTGTGCAGACAATTCGTTTGGCGTCCATCGCCACATGATGATTTGTGATTGCATAGCCGTCCGGAGAAATTATAACTCCGCTGCCTGCCGATTCGGCTTTCATCTCGCGTCCCTGGCGATAATCGGCGGCGACGATCAATATTCTGATAAGCGCCGGGCGCACAGCTTCTACCGCGGCGGTCATGTCTCGCTTTATCTCATCTGCACTGCACATGAGAGTTGAAAGCATAAACATAATGAATACAAATGCCGGCATTGTTTTTCTTGCGTAAAACATTTGAAGCTAAGTCCTCCATCGCCCTGTTAATGTCATTTCCGCTTGTTTACCAAATTACATATTCTTCAAGCTTAAGTAATAATCCTTTCAGAGTATAGCCTGCGCACCATGATTCCTAAGATCGCAAATTTCAATTGACGTGTGCGCCGCAGCGAGTATAATAGAGTTAGAGAGGGCCACGAACATGCTCGATGATTATAAGTATAGCATAGGACGGCTCGTCGTCTACAGACACACCGAACCTAAGCTCCCAAAACAAAGCTACGGTCATCACGGCTCCGAAAGGACGGTCGGCGAGGTGCTTGCCGTCGATATGATCCCCACGCCTGCTCCTCACTGGGTATACACGATTCGCAACGTGCGAAATCAGGAGACCAGTAGGATAGAAGAGGACCAGATCAAATTCGCAACAGCCGTGGGCAGATATTGGAAGAAGATCAATTCGAAGACCACCGAATACAGGTCCGAGGACGGCGCACTTGCTGAGATGATAGCAAAAGCGCTCACCAACCCGGACCGCGTCAGAATTCTAGGCTCAGCTCTGCGCGACCTGATCCGCAGAGAAGACATGGCTGCGCGTGTCTCGGAAGAAGGAATGAACCTGCCTGTTATGGCAGGCGACTATATCCGACTGCGCGGCGACCTGCGACATGAGAGCGAACATATTCACAATCACTACGCCAAAGTGTTGAAAGCGGAGCCGTCGGATGTGGCGGGGATTGAGAACCCCGAGTCTAAGCCGGGACAGCCGAGGTTGTATAGAACCCTCAAGAAGTATCACATCATCACGACCGAAGGAATCGAGTCGGATATATACGACGCCGAGGTAAAGCTCTTCTATACCGCAAACGGCCGCAAGACGATCTTGAACTGGCGCGCGGCGACTCTGCTGGCTGAAGCGTTCAAGGACGAGCCGCCATATAATCTTGAATACGAGTATCTGTCTGACCACATATTCACTCGTGACGAGTTAGGCTCGAAGAGTCGCGGTGAGCTTGCGCAGATGCTGGCGTCTATGCTCTACGTGAAAGGCCGCATGGGCTGGCGGGATTATCAGCGCCGGAGTCAGTTTTTTGCCGGCACTCCCAAGAGCCACCTGCTCGATGAGATACTGGAAGTCTCCCGGTTCGACTCCAAGCGCAATAGATTTATGACTTGTGAGGAGATCACGGGCCGACAGAAGGATGCTTACAGGCTAAGAAGACTGCTTAAAAGCAGATAAGTATATATGGCTTATGCCTCCAGGCGATTATATACCTGGAGGCATATTTATTTCTCAACGAATGCGCAACTTTATTCGGCAGAAAACCAGTCCACTTAAGCCAGCAAACATGGCAAGAATCGAAGATGGCTCTGGAATCAATGGAAGCCCATAACTTGTAGTCAATGTCCATTGGTCACCATTGGCTAGTACTGCTCCGAATGTTGAACTAGCCCATGTTGATTCCATTATAGAAAATCTGCCGGTGTCCAAAAGGTCGCCATAGTTAGCACAAACCATACCGTTGTGAATAGGCTGGATGCCTTTAAAAAGATACCAATAACCGGGTGCAAACTTGCTGATAGTTGTGGTGGAGAAGAAGCGCAGATCGAATGAACCGCTATAGCCCTTTCGCCCGATAACAGTGCCATACCAGGCGACAGGCGAAGTGGTGAACTTCAGCGTGTGACCAAGAGCGCCATTAACAGGATCATTATTTTTATATATTGCATAGCTAGCCTCTGGCACAATCTCTGGACCAAGTGGCGTAAAAGACGCAGCTTTCTCCGAGCCTCCCATCTGACCTGTCACGCTGCCACATGTGCCAGTAGGAGAACAGCATTGCACTTTAATCAGGTAGGCGTTTGCGCTTTGAGCAAAAACCAAAGAAGCAAAAAGCAACACTACAATCAATAACCTTTTCATCATTTTCCTCCTTAGCTCTCTTTGGAGCATTTATGTGTTGTAATCGACAAAAGCCCATTGTAATAACTGAACTGCAAACTGCAGACCACTCACTACAACGGGCTCTTCTGTAATCTATCCGATAATTATGGAACTGTCAAGTTCTAATTTATTAAATTTTAAGGCGTATCCACAATTCAAGCAAAAAGCCAGACGCAAATGTCTGGCTTTCATTGATGTAGCAGCAATCATGCTGCCATTTTAGATGGTCTGCCCCTTTTTCTCTTAACAGGAGCAAGTGTGATCTCCCTTATCCTGCGAGCACGGTAGTTGCGCTCATACCGGGCGAACTGCTGCTCGATCTCTTCCCTTTTATGATAGGACCCAATATCCTCTTGTTCTTCTTGTTCGGGTTCGATCTCGATATCATCTTCTATCCGGTTGTCGTATTCGGTTGTAACTACGCAGGTCTCGGGAGTTTCAATCAACTCGATAGCATCTTGCGCCATCAAAATCGCCTCCCCTCTACGATTATCTTGCTTATAGACGCTCAATATGGTCCATTGGTTCCGATGAGCGTATTATTATTGCACAAACTGCGCAATAATAAACCCCCCCTCTTGAAAACAAGGCTTTCCTGAGTTACCATAGGCTTGATGGAAATCAAAGACGACGTATTTCGAATAATGCGCGGCTCCGGCCCGGCTCTTGAGCTGTATTTGGGCAGGAGAGTTTTCACAACGGGCAGACAGCTTAGTGGTGTGGCGCTGTTTCGTGTATCCAAACAGATCAATATACGCTCTCTGATAATATCGGTAACCGGCTGCGAGACCGCTGCCGGCACATTGCTTCCGCATGGCAAATCCATATTGTTTTTCAGCAGAGAAGTGCTTCTTACGGGCCGAGATCACCCAAGGTTTCGTCACGAACGCGTATCCAGATTGTGGAATGAGTTTCTAGGCAGAGACACAGGACGGACTCTGAGCGCGGGCGAGCACCTGTATCCATTTTCAATTCCACTGCCCGCCTCACTGCCCCCAAGTTATCAGGGCAGTGCAGGTAAAATCGACTACACAGTCACGGCACGTTTGGAATTGCTCCTTGGTCAAGGAATCCAGGTGTCCAGAGATATACCCGTCGTGTTTGTACCACGCAACCGGAAGAGCGGCCCTGTGGCCTTGAGCAATCCGTCATCTGATGGGACGCTCCAGAGTGGCGGCCTCAGCATCAACGTTGAGATTATGCAGCGCTGCGTGGAGCCGGGCAAACGAGTGACGGGGCGTTTCGTGATAGCCAACCCGAAGCGTGTAAATATCAAAGAGGTGGTCGTGTCTCTGGAGAACTGCGAATGGGTGAGAGGCACAACGCGTAAGGAAATCGGGCGGCAAGTCGTGCAATCGATGACCATAGAGCCCGAAAATCCCAATGCCGGGTTTGTCGAGGGCAGGTTTGAACTCTACGTGCCTGAAGGCTCCTCGCCGACTGTAGAAGGTATGGCTATATCGGTTCTCTGGTTTCTGAAGCTCTACTTGAATGCATCACATCCTCTGGAGTTCAAAGCGCCAATTACAGTGTATCTTCCACAATAAGCCGCTGTATCTGCTTGGTTTTGATAGATCGGTGAGAATGCATGTGCTCTGAGTCTGCTGTTATCAAGAATGACTCAGCGAGACGGGAATAACAAGCGGACAGGCAAATCTTGTGAAACTCATTCTTAAGGCCGGTGTATCGGGAATTTATTCGCGATACCTGGCAGCTTCTCATGATTTGCCTGTCTACCGGATCAATACAACTTATTTTGTTTTTGGAGCCTTGGCTGCTGGTTTTACTGTCTTTACGGCGGGCTTTACGGCCTTTTTTGTAGTCTTTGCTGAGGGCTTTACAGCCTTTGGCGCTGGCTTGGCAGCAGGCTTCATGGCCTTTGCCGTCGGCTTTGCAGGCTTCATTGCTTTCTTCGCAGGCTTGACTTTGCAAACTGGCTTTACAGCTTTGGCTGTTGCAGCAGGCTTTACACACTTTGTTGCGACTGCAGCTTTAGCAGGCACAGCCTTCTTCGGCGCAACTTTCTTTACGGCAGCGAATGTAGGCAGTAGCGACATACTCAATAAAGCTATCGCCGAAATGCAGACAATTATCCTTTTCATTTTTGCATCCTCCATGTGATTTGTAAGACGAGCTAGCTTTTCGTCTTATGGTAACTACCAAAACTATTCGACGTGCTCTGTTCCCTTCTGTTCCGTGAAGTTCAGCTTATTTTTATGTGCTGCCGATTCACTTGCCGCCAAAAGGCTTCGGACCCTCTTGCGTGCCTTTATACCAGCCCTTGTGCTTACCGTTATCATGCTTGGTTTTGTCACTATTGATAGTGCGCGATCCCAATATTTCTTTTAGGGTCGAGTGCGAATCGCTTTTAGAATCGACATCTTTTTGCTCGGAGAGCGCCATATCGACAACGGCCGTAATTCCCGCTCCGTCCACTCGCTTCATCTTCAACGGATTTGAAGAGGTAGTCGGGACAAGTATCTTTACCCTGAATTGGCCGCCGCTAAAAAGGTCTTCATACTGCCAGAGTGCATTTACTGAACCAATTACAGCGCTTGATGCGCAGATTTGAGCTGCGCCTAAATACGCCTTTTCACCTACGCTGCCCATCGGGACAACTTTTGTTACAGATCCCTTATTGAACGTAATTGTATTGAGCGCCTTATTGATGGCCGATCCCGCGTTTTTCACAGCCACCAGCACAGCGGCTCCTTTAATTACGTCACCGGCCTGGATGCCCGTGCCGACAGTATTGTATTTCAGCCGTCCGTCAAGCGCAACGTCGATTATTGCCGAAATGCCTACATTAGCGACGCGGTCCAGTTTAACCGGATTAAGGCTGGCGCTGGGCAGGAGGACTTTTGCACGATAGTTGTTGTTGCTCAAGTTCTTCTCGTATTGAAATACCGCCTTGACGCTGTCAACCTTGGCCTTTGGGCCGCTTACCTGCGCTCCTCCGATATAGCCCTTCTCTCCTACACTGAGAATCGGCACTACCTTTGTGGCAAGTTTACTTTTCATGCCGTGGCGGAATGTCACGGTGTTTATGAATTTGTCGAGTTGCCCTGCTGTCTTGGTGACTGCAAAACCTATTGCAGCTCCCTTGATCACTTTTGTTCCAAGTGAAGCCGATATTGCGGGATTTGCGGCTGCTGTTATCAATGCTGCAGCCAGTAAAAGCATTTTAAGTCTATTTTTCCTTAGCATAATTCTGACTCCTTTCTCGATACAAAACTGCCTGTGTTTATATAAGACGCTTATCATACTCAACCATGTTCCATTATATCGCGAATGGACCCGAAACGAAGGAACACGGCCATAAAGTGCGAAAACAAATCAAGTATCAAGTTAACACTTAGCGCATGACGACGGTCTAAGAAAGTAGAAGAGAGGCCGAGGGTATTCTTATTGTCTATGTCGGACACAGACCTTGTGAAGCAAGCGCGGGCAGGCGATGGCGGGGCATTCGACCGTCTGGTGTCTATTCACCAGGAGAGGGTGTTTGCCCTGGCATACAGGATTTTGTGCAATATGGAAGATGCCGCGGATGTTCAGCAAGAGACATTCGTCAGGGCTTGGCGTTTTTTGCACAGGTTTCGCGGCGATGCAGGGTTCTCGACGTGGCTGCACAGGATTACTGTGAATTTGTGTCTGTCTAGAAAGAGACGAATTGTGCCCGACTTCGTGCCGTTCGATGATGATCTGATCGAGCGCTCTACCGGCGGCCGAACGCAGGCATGCGCTGATAGAGTGGCAACTGCAGTAGTGGTAAGAAGCGCAATGGCAGAGTTGCCGACAAATCACAGGGCGCTTATTGTCCTGCGAGAGATTGAAGAAAGACCGTTTGAAGAGATAGCAAAGATACTCGGCTGCTCTGTCGGAAGCGCGAGAGCACGCAGTTGCAAAGCAAGAAAGCTGCTCCGAGACAGGCTCGAAGCCTGTCTGAAGGAGGAAGAGTAATGAAATGCGGACGTTTTGATATTGATGACGATGGAGATATGCGAGAGCTTCTGAAATGTGCGGATCATGTGCCGCCTGCGCCTGACTGCAGGCAGGCTGTAATGGCTAAGATAGACCGCAGGCCGCTCAGGAGCAGGCCTGTGTGGCTCTATGCATTCGGACTGCTGCCCGCTGCTGCGCTTATCATTGTCCTGTTGCTTATGAATAAACCAGAACCGACCAAAACCGAAATTGCCATGGCTCCCAGGCTGCCAAAAGTATCCGCGCCTGCCAACTCAATAGCAGTAAATCGTCCGAAGGTCAAAGCAGTAACTATAGAGCTGGTACAGCCGGCAGAGCCAACCCGGCGATATAGAATTACGTCCAAACCGCAATACTGCATACGTTTGAAAACGGCAGAAAGCAGAAAGCAGAGATCAAAGAATCACTCGATTCCTGAGACACATCTGGCGGTGGTGGAGAACAAGTCCCAGATGAGTAGCATTGATGCAAGTGCAGATAAGATTGAACCGAAATCGAATTCAGCGAGCCAAACACGTCCGGTTGCTATTGTTACTGCTACCTGGCCGGCATCTGATAATCAAAATGAGACTTCGTATGAGTATGGTTATGTCAGTCATAACAATGCCACCGGACGGGTCGAAGAGTGCAGGGTGAAACGTTCGGGTGATAATGTTGAGATCTATC
The Armatimonadota bacterium DNA segment above includes these coding regions:
- a CDS encoding PDZ domain-containing protein, with the protein product MFYARKTMPAFVFIMFMLSTLMCSADEIKRDMTAAVEAVRPALIRILIVAADYRQGREMKAESAGSGVIISPDGYAITNHHVAMDAKRIVCTLADKREVDGALVGTDALADIAVIKLRSPDKKPFPYASFGDSSKLGVGDRVFAMGCPLALSQSVTMGIISNTEMIMPGFASDDDFKLEGEDVGSIVRWIGHDALIRPGNSGGPLVDRDGKIVGVNEISYGLSGAIPSNLAKEVADKLIADGKVTRSWLGLEVQPLLESSELQKGILVSGVMEDSPAKRAGFQSGDIMLNLDGREVVAKFREEVPLFNQFVADLPVGKSVKAVVLRDGKKVALNVTTAGRQKAIGKEDELKSWGMCTSDITYLMSKEMQLDSQDGAEVTGVLPSGPAGSAKPSIREDDVIVQVGDKKITNVEALRALTKKILEGKDGLVPVMVNFIRGKKQYATVVKIGRQENSRSGIEARKAWLPIDLQVLTDDLAAALGISGKTGVRITQVYPSSSAQKAGLKVGDLILKLDDEVIPADQLGDEEVLPSMIRQYDIGSQVKLGIIRDGKPMDILVELETSPKLARDYPKYEDEDFEFTARDIAFVDRTDGALQPDESGVYVESVAEGSWAALGGLQPGDVISEINSEPIAGLADLEAAMKQIAQEKPKRVVFKVRRGIHTLFVELEPGY
- a CDS encoding PEP-CTERM sorting domain-containing protein (PEP-CTERM proteins occur, often in large numbers, in the proteomes of bacteria that also encode an exosortase, a predicted intramembrane cysteine proteinase. The presence of a PEP-CTERM domain at a protein's C-terminus predicts cleavage within the sorting domain, followed by covalent anchoring to some some component of the (usually Gram-negative) cell surface. Many PEP-CTERM proteins exhibit an unusual sequence composition that includes large numbers of potential glycosylation sites. Expression of one such protein has been shown restore the ability of a bacterium to form floc, a type of biofilm.) — protein: MMKRLLIVVLLFASLVFAQSANAYLIKVQCCSPTGTCGSVTGQMGGSEKAASFTPLGPEIVPEASYAIYKNNDPVNGALGHTLKFTTSPVAWYGTVIGRKGYSGSFDLRFFSTTTISKFAPGYWYLFKGIQPIHNGMVCANYGDLLDTGRFSIMESTWASSTFGAVLANGDQWTLTTSYGLPLIPEPSSILAMFAGLSGLVFCRIKLRIR
- a CDS encoding arrestin family protein; translated protein: MEIKDDVFRIMRGSGPALELYLGRRVFTTGRQLSGVALFRVSKQINIRSLIISVTGCETAAGTLLPHGKSILFFSREVLLTGRDHPRFRHERVSRLWNEFLGRDTGRTLSAGEHLYPFSIPLPASLPPSYQGSAGKIDYTVTARLELLLGQGIQVSRDIPVVFVPRNRKSGPVALSNPSSDGTLQSGGLSINVEIMQRCVEPGKRVTGRFVIANPKRVNIKEVVVSLENCEWVRGTTRKEIGRQVVQSMTIEPENPNAGFVEGRFELYVPEGSSPTVEGMAISVLWFLKLYLNASHPLEFKAPITVYLPQ
- a CDS encoding sigma-70 family RNA polymerase sigma factor codes for the protein MSDTDLVKQARAGDGGAFDRLVSIHQERVFALAYRILCNMEDAADVQQETFVRAWRFLHRFRGDAGFSTWLHRITVNLCLSRKRRIVPDFVPFDDDLIERSTGGRTQACADRVATAVVVRSAMAELPTNHRALIVLREIEERPFEEIAKILGCSVGSARARSCKARKLLRDRLEACLKEEE